One part of the Quercus lobata isolate SW786 chromosome 7, ValleyOak3.0 Primary Assembly, whole genome shotgun sequence genome encodes these proteins:
- the LOC115954300 gene encoding uncharacterized protein LOC115954300 isoform X3 produces MDIALFSPSSLFPEDDDSSSPDETTETQQSYVERSHEFPGMELLIREFSFHQLNANLLWPGTFAFAEWLVQHRSSIEGRRCIELGSGTGALAIYLRKLFCVDITTSDYDDQEIEENIAHNCRANGITPVLPHLKHTWGDTFPAADPDWDLIIASDILLSAEVRLPRPAFLMSWRRRIGKEDESLFFTGCADAGLEAEHIGSRVYCIKPRHSAVLETI; encoded by the exons ATGGACATAGCTTTATTCTCACCATCTTCTCTCTTTCCTGAAGACGATGACTCTTCTTCtc CTGATGAAACGACAGAGACCCAGCAAAGCTACGTCGAGAGGAGTCATGAATTCCCTGGAATG GAATTGCTCATCCGGGAATTTTCATTTCATCAGCTGAATGCCAATTTACTCTGGCCAGGGACATTTGCTTTTGCAGAATGGTTAGTTCAGCACCGTTCATCAATAGAAGGGCGGCGATGCATTGAATTGGGCAG TGGCACTGGTGCTTTGGCCATATATCTCCGAAAGTTGTTTTGTGTGGACATCACAACATCAGATTATGATGATCAGGAAATTGAGGAGAACATAGCTCATAACTGCAGGGCTAATGGGATTACTCCTGTCCTTCCTCACCTAAAGC ATACATGGGGAGACACCTTTCCAGCCGCTGACCCAGACTGGGACTTGATTATTGCTAGTGATATCTTGTTGT CAGCAGAGGTCAGGTTGCCCCGGCCAGCATTTTTAATGAGCTGGAGACGCAGAATTGGGAAGGAAGACGAGTCCCTATTCTTCACTGGTTGTGCTGATGCTGGTCTTGAAGCCGAGCATATTGGATCCCGTGTGTATTGCATCAAGCCTAGGCATTCAGCTGTTTTGGAGACAATATAA
- the LOC115954300 gene encoding EEF1A lysine methyltransferase 3 isoform X1 yields the protein MDIALFSPSSLFPEDDDSSSPDETTETQQSYVERSHEFPGMELLIREFSFHQLNANLLWPGTFAFAEWLVQHRSSIEGRRCIELGSGTGALAIYLRKLFCVDITTSDYDDQEIEENIAHNCRANGITPVLPHLKHTWGDTFPAADPDWDLIIASDILLYVKQYANLIKTLSFLLKSYKPKDNKAVPPLDIEPNAAEVRLPRPAFLMSWRRRIGKEDESLFFTGCADAGLEAEHIGSRVYCIKPRHSAVLETI from the exons ATGGACATAGCTTTATTCTCACCATCTTCTCTCTTTCCTGAAGACGATGACTCTTCTTCtc CTGATGAAACGACAGAGACCCAGCAAAGCTACGTCGAGAGGAGTCATGAATTCCCTGGAATG GAATTGCTCATCCGGGAATTTTCATTTCATCAGCTGAATGCCAATTTACTCTGGCCAGGGACATTTGCTTTTGCAGAATGGTTAGTTCAGCACCGTTCATCAATAGAAGGGCGGCGATGCATTGAATTGGGCAG TGGCACTGGTGCTTTGGCCATATATCTCCGAAAGTTGTTTTGTGTGGACATCACAACATCAGATTATGATGATCAGGAAATTGAGGAGAACATAGCTCATAACTGCAGGGCTAATGGGATTACTCCTGTCCTTCCTCACCTAAAGC ATACATGGGGAGACACCTTTCCAGCCGCTGACCCAGACTGGGACTTGATTATTGCTAGTGATATCTTGTTGT ATGTGAAACAGTATGCAAACCTGATCAAGactctttcctttcttctcaaAAGTTACAAGCCCAAGGATAACAAAGCAGTTCCACCACTGGATATTGAACCGAATG CAGCAGAGGTCAGGTTGCCCCGGCCAGCATTTTTAATGAGCTGGAGACGCAGAATTGGGAAGGAAGACGAGTCCCTATTCTTCACTGGTTGTGCTGATGCTGGTCTTGAAGCCGAGCATATTGGATCCCGTGTGTATTGCATCAAGCCTAGGCATTCAGCTGTTTTGGAGACAATATAA
- the LOC115954300 gene encoding EEF1A lysine methyltransferase 3 isoform X2 — protein MDIALFSPSSLFPEDDDSSSPDETTETQQSYVERSHEFPGMELLIREFSFHQLNANLLWPGTFAFAEWLVQHRSSIEGRRCIELGSGTGALAIYLRKLFCVDITTSDYDDQEIEENIAHNCRANGITPVLPHLKHTWGDTFPAADPDWDLIIASDILLYVKQYANLIKTLSFLLKSYKPKDNKAVPPLDIEPNAEVRLPRPAFLMSWRRRIGKEDESLFFTGCADAGLEAEHIGSRVYCIKPRHSAVLETI, from the exons ATGGACATAGCTTTATTCTCACCATCTTCTCTCTTTCCTGAAGACGATGACTCTTCTTCtc CTGATGAAACGACAGAGACCCAGCAAAGCTACGTCGAGAGGAGTCATGAATTCCCTGGAATG GAATTGCTCATCCGGGAATTTTCATTTCATCAGCTGAATGCCAATTTACTCTGGCCAGGGACATTTGCTTTTGCAGAATGGTTAGTTCAGCACCGTTCATCAATAGAAGGGCGGCGATGCATTGAATTGGGCAG TGGCACTGGTGCTTTGGCCATATATCTCCGAAAGTTGTTTTGTGTGGACATCACAACATCAGATTATGATGATCAGGAAATTGAGGAGAACATAGCTCATAACTGCAGGGCTAATGGGATTACTCCTGTCCTTCCTCACCTAAAGC ATACATGGGGAGACACCTTTCCAGCCGCTGACCCAGACTGGGACTTGATTATTGCTAGTGATATCTTGTTGT ATGTGAAACAGTATGCAAACCTGATCAAGactctttcctttcttctcaaAAGTTACAAGCCCAAGGATAACAAAGCAGTTCCACCACTGGATATTGAACCGAATG CAGAGGTCAGGTTGCCCCGGCCAGCATTTTTAATGAGCTGGAGACGCAGAATTGGGAAGGAAGACGAGTCCCTATTCTTCACTGGTTGTGCTGATGCTGGTCTTGAAGCCGAGCATATTGGATCCCGTGTGTATTGCATCAAGCCTAGGCATTCAGCTGTTTTGGAGACAATATAA
- the LOC115952671 gene encoding uncharacterized protein LOC115952671 isoform X1, with translation MVISLSPPTHLLSFPPPLDPSTTATHCTATYLPPPPTVQPPFAVDAGHRRHYCRPPISPLGSSHTNPTKEVLRAQAHVDHVVGGLRLGRKKSGGCLVPMYHRMDCQRMPGRACSSAGIVQIRY, from the exons ATGGtaatctctctttctccccccactcatcttctctcttttccCCCTCCATTGGACCCATCTACCACCGCCACCCATTGCACAGCCACCTATCTGCCACCGCCACCCACTGTACAACCACCCTTTGCCGTTGATGCTGGCCATCGTCGCCACTATTGTCGACCTCCAATCTCGCCATTAG GAAGTTCTCACACAAATCCCACAAAAGAAGTGCTCAGAGCTCAG GCACATGTGGATCATGTGGTGGGAGGCCTCCGATTAGGCAGGAAGAAAAGTGGTGGTTGCCTTGTCCCAATGTACCACAGGATGGATTGTCAGAGGATGCCAGGAAGAGCTTGCAGCAGCGCAGGGATTGTGCAAATCAGATATTGA
- the LOC115952671 gene encoding rop guanine nucleotide exchange factor 1-like isoform X2 — translation MVGTCGSCGGRPPIRQEEKWWLPCPNVPQDGLSEDARKSLQQRRDCANQILKAALAINGSVLVEMEIPSAYLDTLPKGWNSFIF, via the exons ATGGTTG GCACATGTGGATCATGTGGTGGGAGGCCTCCGATTAGGCAGGAAGAAAAGTGGTGGTTGCCTTGTCCCAATGTACCACAGGATGGATTGTCAGAGGATGCCAGGAAGAGCTTGCAGCAGCGCAGGGATTGTGCAAATCAGATATTGAAGGCGGCTTTGGCAATTAATGGTAGTGTGCTGGTTGAGATGGAGATCCCCAGTGCTTACTTGGATACCTTGCCCAAG GGATGGAATTCATTTATCTTCTGA